A single window of Acetohalobium arabaticum DSM 5501 DNA harbors:
- a CDS encoding RNA-guided endonuclease InsQ/TnpB family protein, translating to MKLAKYFIHKPNQTQQVVLGCLAYASARLYNIGNYQRKNWSKDSDEDYPDWYKQKKQLKTNFWYKNLPSQTAQETLKILADNWDSFYQSMEDYQDNPDKYNGKPNSPNYKPKDSKFNFRYLNNGFKIIDGKLRLSIPKQLKEYLKKEYSITNKFLWIRVPNELLSSNRDILNSTTRIEFKPLSDDTYKVILTYKVDTPTIKEDNGNYLSIDLGINNLMTCYSNQNQESFIIDGGQYLAINRYFDKKIKHYQSILNDQGKKTSKRIQNLYKKRRKQLFHLIHSATKKVVNYCVENNISRVIVGDIKNIRDDADLGKQNNQKLHKLPFDIIYHQLEYKLNLQGITLIKKSEKYTSQCSPYSKKVTKKYANKSNRVKRGLYIDKDNNQAFNADSIGAFNILRKYLQQRRKGPDITLQVKGLSNPVKYNWNNHQFAA from the coding sequence TTGAAGCTAGCTAAGTATTTTATCCATAAACCTAATCAAACCCAACAAGTTGTATTAGGTTGTTTAGCCTATGCTAGTGCCAGATTATATAATATCGGCAATTATCAACGTAAAAATTGGTCTAAAGATAGTGATGAAGATTATCCTGATTGGTATAAACAAAAAAAGCAATTAAAAACTAACTTTTGGTATAAAAACTTACCCTCCCAGACAGCACAGGAAACACTTAAAATTTTAGCTGATAACTGGGATAGTTTTTATCAAAGTATGGAGGATTATCAAGATAATCCTGATAAATATAACGGTAAACCTAATTCACCTAACTATAAACCCAAAGATAGTAAGTTTAACTTTCGTTATCTCAATAATGGCTTTAAAATTATTGATGGTAAGTTAAGATTATCTATTCCTAAACAATTAAAAGAGTATCTGAAAAAAGAATACTCTATTACCAATAAATTTTTATGGATAAGAGTGCCTAATGAACTGTTATCCAGTAATAGAGATATCCTTAACTCAACTACTAGAATTGAGTTTAAGCCTTTAAGTGATGATACTTATAAGGTAATCTTAACTTATAAAGTAGATACTCCTACTATTAAAGAAGATAACGGTAATTATTTAAGTATTGACCTAGGAATTAATAATTTGATGACTTGTTATAGTAATCAAAATCAGGAAAGCTTTATTATTGACGGCGGACAATATTTAGCTATTAATCGTTATTTTGATAAAAAGATTAAACATTATCAATCAATTTTGAATGATCAAGGTAAAAAGACTTCTAAACGTATTCAGAACCTATATAAAAAGCGACGAAAACAATTATTTCACCTAATCCATAGTGCAACTAAAAAAGTTGTTAATTACTGTGTTGAAAATAATATATCTAGAGTAATCGTTGGTGATATAAAAAATATTCGTGATGATGCTGATTTAGGGAAACAGAATAATCAAAAACTCCATAAACTACCTTTTGATATTATCTATCACCAGCTAGAGTATAAACTTAATTTACAAGGGATTACTTTAATCAAGAAGAGTGAAAAATATACCAGCCAATGCAGCCCTTACAGTAAAAAAGTAACTAAGAAATATGCTAATAAATCTAACCGAGTTAAAAGAGGGCTTTATATTGATAAAGATAACAATCAAGCTTTTAATGCCGACAGCATAGGTGCATTTAATATCTTACGCAAATACTTACAGCAGCGACGTAAAGGGCCAGATATTACTCTGCAGGTAAAAGGGTTATCAAATCCGGTTAAATATAACTGGAATAATCATCAATTTGCAGCTTAA
- a CDS encoding LamB/YcsF family protein yields the protein MYKVDLNSDIGESFGNYKLGFDEEIVPHITSANIACGWHAGDPTVMAHTVDIAIQNNTAIGAHPGLPDLMGFGRRRMEVSPQEVKSYVKYQLGALTAFAEAKGNKIQHVKPHGGLYNMAAEDRDLARAIAKGIYEVDKDIILVGLANSELIHMGKEVGVRVANEVFADRAYNPDGTLVSRKREGAVIHDPDLAFSRIAKMVLDGKVEAINGEEIEITADTICVHGDNPEAVEFVSKINTKLKAEGIEVAPISQIVA from the coding sequence ATGTATAAAGTTGATTTAAATAGTGATATTGGGGAAAGTTTTGGGAATTATAAATTAGGTTTTGATGAAGAAATTGTTCCGCATATTACTTCTGCTAATATTGCTTGTGGCTGGCATGCTGGAGATCCAACTGTAATGGCCCATACAGTAGATATTGCAATTCAAAATAATACTGCTATTGGTGCTCATCCTGGTCTCCCAGATCTAATGGGGTTTGGAAGAAGGAGAATGGAGGTATCACCACAAGAAGTAAAATCATATGTCAAATACCAATTAGGTGCTTTGACAGCTTTTGCAGAAGCAAAGGGAAATAAAATACAGCATGTAAAACCTCATGGGGGATTATATAATATGGCAGCTGAGGACAGAGATTTAGCTAGAGCAATTGCTAAGGGAATTTATGAGGTAGATAAAGATATTATTTTGGTTGGTTTAGCTAATAGCGAACTGATTCACATGGGTAAAGAAGTAGGGGTGAGAGTTGCAAATGAAGTCTTTGCAGATAGAGCATATAATCCTGATGGAACTTTAGTTTCTAGAAAAAGAGAAGGAGCGGTGATTCATGATCCAGATCTTGCTTTTTCCAGAATAGCAAAAATGGTTTTAGACGGGAAAGTAGAGGCTATAAATGGAGAAGAAATAGAAATTACTGCGGATACTATTTGCGTACATGGTGATAATCCAGAAGCAGTAGAATTTGTAAGTAAAATAAATACTAAATTAAAAGCAGAAGGTATTGAGGTCGCTCCGATTAGCCAAATAGTAGCATAA
- a CDS encoding Nramp family divalent metal transporter yields MKEKIKEETQHCQGKKGFLAKLKQIGPGALVAAAFIGPGTVTTATICGASFGYTLLWAMLFSIIATMVLQEMSSRLGVVTRKGIGEALRNQFDSPTLKWMSIILVISAIGIGCAAYETGNILGGALGLETITGISGNIWGPVMGIIAFLFLWTGSYNIIEKILVGLVGVMSVTFILTAIIIRPDIGAILKGFFAPTIPKGGLMLAVSLIGTTVVPYNLFLHASAVQERWNSAEELSKSRLDTLLSIGLGGAISSAIIITAAATFKDTGIVPNNAGEMAIQLEPLLGTWAKWFFGIGLFAAGFSSSVTSPLAAAYATVEALGWKNDFKSTKFKLIWGIVLIVGIIGSGLGKSPVTIILFAQAANGILLPIIALFLMILMNNEDRLGEYANSKFQNLLGWIVTAVAFGLGIKSLYSVLQKLIG; encoded by the coding sequence ATGAAAGAGAAGATTAAAGAAGAAACGCAGCATTGTCAAGGGAAAAAGGGCTTTTTAGCAAAATTAAAGCAAATTGGTCCTGGAGCTTTAGTAGCTGCTGCTTTTATAGGACCTGGAACTGTAACTACAGCTACAATTTGTGGAGCTAGTTTTGGTTATACTTTATTATGGGCTATGTTATTTTCTATAATTGCTACTATGGTACTACAAGAGATGTCATCTCGATTAGGAGTTGTAACTAGAAAAGGAATAGGAGAAGCTTTAAGAAATCAATTTGATAGTCCTACTTTAAAATGGATGAGTATAATATTAGTTATCTCTGCTATTGGAATTGGATGTGCTGCTTATGAAACTGGAAATATATTAGGAGGAGCTTTAGGCTTAGAGACTATTACAGGAATTAGTGGTAATATTTGGGGACCGGTTATGGGGATAATAGCTTTTCTCTTTTTGTGGACAGGAAGTTATAACATTATAGAAAAAATATTAGTTGGATTAGTTGGGGTAATGAGTGTTACCTTTATATTGACAGCCATTATTATTAGACCTGATATAGGAGCAATTTTAAAAGGCTTTTTTGCCCCTACTATTCCTAAAGGTGGTTTAATGTTAGCTGTTTCTTTAATTGGTACCACAGTAGTACCTTATAATTTATTCCTTCATGCTTCTGCTGTTCAAGAGCGTTGGAATAGTGCAGAAGAGTTATCTAAAAGTCGATTAGATACACTCTTATCAATAGGTTTAGGGGGGGCTATTTCTTCTGCAATTATAATAACTGCTGCAGCAACTTTTAAAGATACAGGAATTGTTCCTAACAATGCTGGTGAAATGGCTATCCAGTTAGAACCGTTATTAGGGACTTGGGCTAAGTGGTTTTTTGGAATTGGACTTTTTGCTGCTGGTTTTTCATCTTCAGTTACTTCGCCTTTAGCAGCTGCCTATGCTACTGTTGAAGCACTTGGCTGGAAGAATGACTTTAAATCAACTAAGTTTAAGTTAATCTGGGGAATAGTATTAATAGTTGGAATAATTGGTTCAGGACTAGGGAAGAGTCCGGTAACAATTATATTATTTGCTCAGGCAGCTAATGGAATTTTACTTCCTATAATAGCTTTATTCTTAATGATTTTAATGAATAACGAAGACCGATTAGGAGAATATGCCAATAGTAAATTTCAAAATTTATTAGGCTGGATAGTAACAGCAGTAGCTTTTGGCTTGGGAATAAAATCATTATATTCAGTTTTACAAAAGTTAATTGGTTAA